The following are from one region of the Paenibacillus sabinae T27 genome:
- a CDS encoding bifunctional transcriptional activator/DNA repair enzyme AdaA, which yields MDQALFDLVYQAVARRDTRYDGVYYTGVKTTGIVCRPSCRARTPKPDNVAFYPSLEKALEAGFRPCKRCRPDEGGPLRPDAVLAAQADAVISAGYGERLTLSGLAGRLKVSAAHLHRTYKEVTGLTPAAKLDQVRLDKARGLLRFGRMPVSEIGRAVGFRGASHFAAWFHRHTGASPTEYRERIQGGTANEPEDNIPARP from the coding sequence ATGGATCAGGCATTATTCGATCTTGTCTATCAGGCCGTCGCCCGGCGCGACACCCGGTATGACGGGGTTTATTATACCGGGGTCAAGACCACCGGCATCGTATGCCGGCCATCCTGCCGGGCCAGAACGCCCAAGCCGGACAATGTGGCGTTCTATCCGTCACTGGAGAAGGCGCTTGAGGCGGGATTCAGGCCCTGCAAAAGATGCCGTCCCGACGAGGGCGGGCCGCTGCGCCCGGACGCCGTTCTGGCGGCTCAGGCCGATGCCGTGATCAGCGCCGGGTACGGAGAGCGGCTGACGCTGAGCGGCCTGGCCGGGCGGCTGAAGGTCAGCGCTGCCCATCTTCACCGTACCTATAAGGAGGTGACCGGCCTTACTCCGGCCGCCAAGCTGGATCAGGTACGGCTGGACAAAGCCCGCGGGCTTCTGCGGTTTGGCCGGATGCCCGTGTCCGAAATCGGCAGAGCGGTCGGCTTTCGCGGCGCCTCCCATTTTGCCGCATGGTTTCACCGGCATACGGGAGCGTCGCCCACGGAATACAGAGAACGGATTCAAGGAGGAACGGCCAATGAGCCAGAAGACAATATACCGGCACGCCCTTAG
- a CDS encoding methylated-DNA--[protein]-cysteine S-methyltransferase, with protein sequence MSQKTIYRHALSFGGRTWTLWGGADGLCRLSFQHDTEQTAKVWLDRYAPGSGVTDDKRPFEEWGAIRLLEDYFAGRRPDFRELPLDLRGTAFQREVWTALGDIPYGEVITYGELAGRIGRPGAMRAVGAANGRNPLPVFLPCHRVIGANGTLTGYAGGLRLKQELLELEGIAHVAAAGHERFAF encoded by the coding sequence ATGAGCCAGAAGACAATATACCGGCACGCCCTTAGCTTCGGGGGCCGGACATGGACGCTTTGGGGTGGCGCGGATGGGCTGTGCCGCCTGTCCTTTCAGCATGATACGGAGCAGACGGCCAAAGTCTGGCTGGACCGCTACGCTCCGGGCAGCGGCGTAACTGACGATAAGCGGCCCTTTGAAGAATGGGGAGCGATTCGCCTGCTGGAGGACTACTTTGCCGGTCGGCGGCCGGACTTCCGGGAGCTGCCGCTCGATCTTAGGGGAACGGCGTTTCAGCGGGAGGTATGGACGGCGCTCGGCGATATTCCGTATGGCGAGGTCATCACGTACGGGGAGCTGGCGGGGCGAATCGGCCGGCCGGGGGCGATGCGTGCCGTGGGCGCGGCGAACGGCCGAAACCCGCTGCCGGTGTTTCTTCCCTGCCACCGGGTCATCGGGGCGAATGGCACCCTGACCGGCTATGCCGGAGGGCTCCGGCTCAAGCAGGAGCTGCTGGAACTGGAGGGAATCGCCCATGTGGCGGCGGCCGGACATGAACGATTTGCTTTTTGA